A region of Acidisarcina sp. DNA encodes the following proteins:
- a CDS encoding BrxA/BrxB family bacilliredoxin, whose protein sequence is MYPEIMVIPMREELTRAGIKEARTAPDVDKALAQTGTTMVVVNSICGCAAGKMRPGVRLALQNTVVPDQSIAVFAGQDREATERARSYFEGNPPTSPAIAILRDGKLVYLMQRSAIEVSTAQEIAQELARAFNEFCAQTTA, encoded by the coding sequence ATGTACCCAGAGATCATGGTGATTCCGATGCGCGAGGAACTGACGCGCGCCGGAATTAAGGAAGCGCGCACGGCGCCGGATGTGGATAAGGCGCTGGCGCAAACAGGCACGACGATGGTCGTTGTCAATTCAATCTGTGGCTGCGCCGCAGGCAAGATGCGCCCCGGCGTCCGCCTCGCGCTGCAGAACACAGTCGTTCCGGATCAGTCGATTGCCGTCTTCGCAGGTCAGGATCGCGAAGCCACGGAACGCGCCCGCTCCTATTTCGAAGGCAATCCGCCCACTTCCCCGGCGATCGCCATTCTTCGCGACGGAAAGCTTGTCTACCTGATGCAGCGTTCCGCGATTGAGGTCAGCACGGCGCAGGAGATCGCGCAGGAGCTGGCTCGGGCCTTCAACGAATTCTGTGCCCAGACCACGGCCTAG